One genomic window of Haloferax mediterranei ATCC 33500 includes the following:
- a CDS encoding long-chain fatty acid--CoA ligase — protein MVGTTNQTLRPFLWRAGKLYPDREIVSRTAEGLERYTYSEYEGRVAQLAGALADAGIETGDRVATFCWNHNRHFETYFGVPSMGAQLHTINPLLPDHHIQYIVENAQDRLVFVDPSLAPKLAGAVDEDAFDSVEQFVVMASEVPDTDLDPVTDYESFIADYSGEYDWPDLPEEQPAGMCYTSGTTGKPKGVEYSQQMLWAHTMATLPKSGLDIGAKDVVMPVVPMFHVNAWGLPFSTTAAGAKHVYPGPSPTPEDLAKLIEEEGVTMTAGVPTVWLGLLDYLDENDADISSLDRIIIGGSAAPKSVIRRFDEEYDVDVLHAWGMTETSPVGTVAHLKPGMEDLPAEEQYEKRGKQGLLAPGLEMRVVDDDGNEVPWNGEDFGELWIRGPWVTTEYFERPEANEEDFEGNWLKTGDVVTVDEDGYVKIVDRAKDVIKSGGEWISSVELENAIMAHDDVAEATVIGVPHERWQERPVAFIVPKSGTDEDALKQNIVELVKSEFPKWWTPDEVVFIEEVPKTATGKFDKKVLRNQYDDSSLVEGKTPDKEAPSGN, from the coding sequence ATGGTAGGCACTACCAATCAAACGCTTCGGCCGTTTTTGTGGCGGGCAGGCAAACTCTATCCGGACCGTGAAATCGTCTCGCGGACTGCCGAAGGACTCGAACGATACACGTACTCGGAGTACGAGGGTCGAGTCGCCCAACTCGCGGGGGCACTCGCCGACGCCGGTATCGAAACCGGTGACCGGGTCGCGACGTTCTGTTGGAACCACAATCGACATTTCGAGACGTACTTCGGCGTTCCCTCGATGGGTGCGCAGCTACACACCATCAATCCGCTTCTGCCGGACCATCACATCCAGTACATCGTCGAAAACGCACAGGACCGTCTCGTCTTCGTCGACCCGTCGTTAGCGCCGAAACTCGCCGGCGCAGTCGACGAGGACGCCTTCGATTCCGTCGAACAGTTCGTGGTGATGGCCTCGGAGGTTCCCGACACCGACCTCGACCCGGTGACCGACTACGAGTCGTTCATCGCCGACTACTCCGGCGAGTACGACTGGCCGGACCTTCCGGAAGAACAGCCGGCGGGGATGTGCTACACCTCCGGAACGACGGGGAAGCCGAAAGGCGTCGAGTACTCCCAACAGATGCTCTGGGCGCACACGATGGCGACGCTCCCCAAGTCGGGACTCGACATCGGTGCGAAAGATGTCGTCATGCCGGTCGTCCCGATGTTCCACGTCAACGCGTGGGGACTCCCGTTCTCGACAACCGCTGCGGGTGCGAAACACGTCTATCCGGGACCATCACCGACACCCGAAGACCTCGCAAAGCTCATCGAAGAAGAAGGGGTGACCATGACCGCGGGCGTGCCGACGGTCTGGCTCGGTCTCCTCGACTACCTCGACGAGAACGACGCCGACATCTCTTCTCTCGACCGCATCATCATCGGCGGGTCGGCTGCACCGAAGTCGGTCATCCGCCGCTTCGACGAGGAATACGACGTGGACGTGCTCCACGCGTGGGGGATGACCGAAACGTCGCCCGTCGGGACAGTCGCCCATCTCAAACCTGGGATGGAGGACCTCCCCGCAGAAGAGCAGTACGAAAAACGCGGGAAACAGGGGCTTCTTGCTCCCGGATTGGAGATGCGCGTCGTCGACGACGACGGCAACGAAGTCCCGTGGAACGGTGAGGACTTCGGCGAGCTATGGATTCGCGGGCCGTGGGTAACGACCGAGTACTTCGAACGTCCCGAGGCGAACGAGGAGGACTTCGAAGGGAACTGGCTGAAGACCGGCGACGTCGTGACCGTCGACGAAGACGGCTACGTCAAAATCGTCGACCGAGCAAAGGACGTCATCAAGTCCGGCGGCGAGTGGATTTCGTCGGTCGAACTGGAAAACGCCATTATGGCCCACGACGACGTGGCCGAAGCGACCGTCATCGGCGTCCCCCACGAGCGCTGGCAGGAACGCCCTGTCGCGTTCATCGTCCCGAAATCCGGCACGGACGAAGATGCGCTCAAGCAGAACATCGTCGAACTCGTCAAATCGGAGTTCCCGAAGTGGTGGACGCCCGACGAAGTCGTCTTCATCGAGGAGGTTCCGAAGACGGCGACCGGGAAGTTCGACAAGAAGGTGCTCCGAAACCAGTACGATGACTCGTCGCTCGTCGAGGGGAAGACACCTGACAAGGAGGCTCCATCGGGGAACTGA
- the menE gene encoding o-succinylbenzoate--CoA ligase, with the protein MTDDLTDTADTDPTRHGFAGPMRDWLSHRVAATPDRRALIHAPTGDSWTFRELDGLVTETAGQLAALGIEAGDHLGVVLDPGIDYVRLIHAATRLGAVLVPLSERLTPDEIRRNIEIADVTTLVCGESTESTAVEATTDVPVVSVDEPHWEGVINLSAIAPKRISPAGWTLSETMLLLFTSGTTGTPKAVRLTMGNLLANAVAGSFRLGLSPDDRWLVTLSLHHMGGIGPILRSPLYGTTIVLREGFDAGGAADDIGKYDVTGVSLVPTMLTRMLDSRGTLSDSLRVVLLGGAPASDELIERCRNYSVPVYPTYGMTETASQVATATPREAFSAVGTVGRPLFFTDLSVIGEGGFIVEPGTPGEIVVSGPTVSPGYYRNPDATAKAFTDEGLRTGDIGYRDEDGLLYVLNRKDDRIITGGENVDPGEVVEVLRQYPAIDDAVVLGIPDSEWGERVSALVVPSDPDISLDRDALDTFCREQLAGFKVPRLVETADELPRTVSGTVDREAVREQLEAARPVTEAEPEWDGDVSDSDEANADSDTDVSPGADSLIVDDAEHDIVGDAEDDIVDDAEDDTVGGEEKGSNGENPATSDGEGGSSRNDISDRDDFEQDANDTVELGDNEVSDTDDGLDHDGNTIDDEPGYGVGSTDEATHDKRNTDDESARDRDDNEPSRDE; encoded by the coding sequence ATGACCGACGACTTGACAGACACCGCCGACACCGACCCGACGAGACACGGCTTTGCCGGGCCGATGCGGGATTGGCTTTCGCATCGCGTCGCAGCGACTCCCGACCGACGGGCACTCATTCACGCCCCGACGGGTGATTCGTGGACGTTCCGCGAACTCGACGGGCTCGTCACCGAAACGGCGGGACAACTTGCTGCACTCGGCATCGAAGCGGGTGACCACCTCGGCGTCGTCCTCGACCCCGGTATCGACTACGTCCGCCTCATTCACGCCGCGACCCGTCTCGGTGCGGTCCTCGTCCCACTCAGTGAACGCTTGACGCCGGACGAAATCAGGCGCAACATCGAAATTGCGGACGTAACGACGCTCGTCTGCGGTGAATCGACGGAGTCTACAGCAGTCGAAGCCACGACTGACGTCCCTGTTGTCTCTGTCGACGAACCCCATTGGGAGGGCGTCATCAACCTCTCGGCTATCGCGCCGAAACGAATCTCGCCCGCCGGGTGGACCCTCTCCGAGACGATGCTTCTCTTGTTCACATCGGGGACGACCGGCACGCCGAAGGCCGTCCGACTCACGATGGGGAACCTCCTGGCGAACGCGGTCGCCGGGTCGTTCAGACTCGGCCTGTCACCGGACGACCGATGGCTCGTCACGCTCTCATTGCACCACATGGGCGGTATCGGGCCGATTCTCCGCAGTCCACTGTACGGGACGACTATTGTCCTTCGCGAGGGGTTCGATGCCGGTGGTGCTGCAGACGATATCGGCAAGTACGACGTGACCGGCGTCTCGCTCGTCCCGACGATGCTTACCCGAATGCTCGACAGCAGGGGCACGCTTTCCGACTCCTTGCGGGTCGTTCTACTCGGGGGTGCACCCGCCTCCGACGAACTCATCGAGCGCTGTCGGAACTACTCGGTTCCGGTGTACCCAACCTACGGGATGACCGAGACGGCCTCCCAAGTCGCGACGGCAACTCCTCGCGAGGCGTTTTCGGCCGTCGGAACCGTCGGTAGACCGCTCTTTTTCACCGACCTCTCGGTTATCGGTGAGGGCGGATTCATCGTCGAACCCGGTACGCCCGGTGAAATCGTCGTTTCCGGGCCGACTGTCTCGCCCGGCTACTACCGGAATCCAGACGCGACAGCGAAGGCATTCACCGACGAGGGACTCCGAACCGGTGACATCGGCTATCGAGACGAAGACGGTCTGTTGTACGTTCTCAACCGAAAGGACGACCGTATCATCACTGGCGGTGAGAACGTCGACCCCGGTGAGGTGGTCGAAGTCCTCCGACAGTATCCCGCCATCGACGACGCAGTCGTCCTGGGTATCCCGGACAGCGAGTGGGGTGAGCGCGTCTCCGCACTCGTCGTCCCCTCTGACCCGGACATCTCGCTGGATCGAGACGCGCTCGATACGTTCTGCCGCGAACAACTCGCCGGGTTCAAGGTTCCGCGATTGGTCGAGACGGCGGACGAACTTCCGCGGACGGTCTCGGGGACGGTCGACCGTGAGGCTGTTCGCGAGCAACTGGAGGCCGCTCGCCCGGTCACCGAGGCGGAACCGGAATGGGACGGCGACGTTTCAGACAGCGACGAGGCAAACGCTGACTCCGATACCGACGTTTCTCCGGGTGCCGACTCGCTCATCGTCGACGACGCCGAACATGACATAGTTGGTGATGCTGAAGATGACATCGTCGACGACGCTGAAGACGACACGGTCGGCGGCGAAGAAAAGGGAAGCAACGGCGAGAATCCTGCTACCTCCGACGGCGAGGGTGGTTCCAGCCGAAACGACATCTCCGATAGAGACGACTTCGAGCAGGACGCAAACGACACTGTCGAACTCGGAGACAATGAGGTGTCCGATACTGACGACGGACTCGACCACGACGGGAACACTATCGACGACGAACCCGGCTACGGAGTGGGTTCCACCGACGAAGCCACCCACGACAAGCGCAACACCGACGACGAGTCAGCCCGCGACAGGGACGACAACGAACCCAGCCGCGACGAGTGA
- the mce gene encoding methylmalonyl-CoA epimerase, with amino-acid sequence MHFDHIGIATPDAAGLAALFEELFDAPVAHEETFDGMTVVFLELEDGYFELLEPHEEGAISKFLDKRGGGIHHVALETDDIEGALQTARDAGVGLIDEEPRPGAWGHDVAFLHPKSTGGVLVEFVSH; translated from the coding sequence ATGCACTTCGACCACATCGGAATCGCCACGCCGGACGCCGCCGGATTGGCCGCGTTGTTCGAGGAGTTATTCGACGCGCCGGTGGCTCACGAGGAGACGTTCGACGGGATGACGGTCGTCTTCCTCGAACTCGAAGACGGTTACTTCGAACTGCTCGAACCCCACGAGGAAGGTGCTATCTCGAAGTTCCTCGACAAGCGCGGGGGCGGTATCCATCACGTTGCGCTCGAAACAGACGACATCGAAGGGGCGCTCCAGACCGCGCGGGACGCCGGTGTCGGCCTTATCGACGAGGAGCCGCGCCCCGGCGCGTGGGGACACGACGTTGCGTTTCTCCATCCGAAATCGACAGGTGGCGTTCTCGTGGAGTTCGTCTCCCACTAG
- a CDS encoding YbjQ family protein, translated as MIVTTTGSITGREITETLGTVRGNTIRARNVGRDITQGLRNIVGGELKSYTGLMTDARDEATERMIEEAEAIDADAIVGVRYVTSEVTQGAAEILTYGTAVKLAEKPE; from the coding sequence ATGATTGTAACTACAACGGGGTCTATCACAGGACGCGAAATCACCGAAACCCTCGGAACCGTTCGCGGAAACACGATTCGCGCCCGGAACGTCGGGCGAGACATTACGCAGGGACTCCGAAACATCGTCGGCGGCGAACTCAAGTCCTACACCGGGCTGATGACCGACGCCCGTGACGAGGCGACAGAGCGAATGATAGAGGAGGCCGAGGCAATCGACGCAGACGCCATCGTCGGCGTTCGGTACGTGACATCCGAAGTGACGCAGGGCGCTGCGGAGATTCTCACTTACGGAACCGCCGTCAAACTCGCCGAGAAGCCCGAATAG
- a CDS encoding phosphotransferase family protein has product MDDRIASALELAFPDRDADTVGSAGISWNEKNNTVCVEFADRETVYLKVASDDDGSRIARETAVIPYVDSHTDVPVPTILTREADGPVPYIATAPVSGPNLVELWTDAVSSERVALAREVGASLARVHELRFETHGLITDGDATSLELDSGPWTDVLVETIAHMRELAPSERFDHHFDKVTQAVVENRKTLDGAPAALLHGDLAQPNCFRTASGLGFLDWEIAHVGDPARDLYRAKVQLFDSLRSEGPAEIIDAFYDGYRSVAGGLPDGYETRRPIYAAVRFLGVSGFFDKYAEFRDEDMELFADWVDSEMTRRLDRLES; this is encoded by the coding sequence ATGGACGACCGAATCGCGTCGGCGCTCGAACTGGCGTTTCCCGACCGCGACGCCGACACTGTCGGTTCTGCCGGTATCTCTTGGAACGAGAAGAACAACACAGTCTGCGTGGAGTTCGCCGATAGAGAGACCGTATATCTCAAAGTCGCAAGCGACGATGATGGTTCTCGAATTGCCCGCGAGACCGCTGTCATTCCCTACGTGGATTCCCACACTGACGTTCCTGTCCCGACAATCTTGACACGTGAAGCGGACGGTCCAGTCCCATATATTGCGACTGCACCCGTCTCTGGACCGAATCTCGTCGAGTTGTGGACGGACGCTGTATCCTCGGAACGAGTCGCACTCGCCCGAGAAGTTGGCGCGTCCCTCGCTCGCGTTCACGAACTCCGGTTCGAGACCCACGGACTCATTACGGATGGTGATGCGACCTCCCTCGAACTGGACTCCGGGCCGTGGACCGACGTTCTGGTCGAGACGATTGCCCACATGCGGGAACTCGCCCCCTCCGAGCGTTTCGACCATCACTTCGACAAAGTGACTCAGGCGGTCGTCGAGAACCGAAAGACGCTGGACGGCGCACCCGCCGCGTTACTCCACGGCGACCTCGCCCAACCGAATTGCTTCCGGACCGCGTCCGGACTCGGATTTCTCGACTGGGAAATCGCACACGTTGGCGACCCGGCCAGAGACCTCTATCGAGCCAAAGTCCAACTCTTCGACTCGCTTCGCTCTGAGGGTCCTGCGGAGATTATCGACGCCTTCTACGACGGGTATCGGTCGGTTGCGGGCGGACTCCCCGACGGTTACGAAACCCGCCGTCCCATCTACGCGGCCGTCAGGTTTCTCGGTGTTTCCGGGTTCTTCGACAAGTATGCTGAGTTCCGCGACGAGGATATGGAACTCTTCGCAGACTGGGTCGATTCGGAGATGACTCGGCGACTCGATAGACTGGAGTCGTAG
- a CDS encoding acyl-CoA mutase large subunit family protein translates to MFDPDELEEIREAKAEWEEETLSPTLDRFGERKDEFTTDTGGNVVERLYTPADTDLDYDEDIGFPGEKPYTRGVYPTMHRGRLWTMRQYAGFGTAAETNERFRYLIDNGSSGLSLAFDLPTQMGYDSDAMMAAGEVGKSGVAIDSLHDMETVFDGIDLGEVSTSMTINAPAAVLLAMYVALGDKQGVPREQLRGTIQNDIMKEYIARNLYIFPPEPSMRLITDIFEFCAEETPKFNTISISGYHIREAGSTAAQEVAFTLGNGIQYVQAAVDAGLDVDDFAPQLSFFFNAHNNILEEVSKFRAARRMWAKIMEERFGAENPKSMQLKFHTQTGGSTLTAQQVENNVVRVAYQALAAVLGGTQSLHTNGKDEALSLPTEKSVRTALRTQQILAHESGAADTIDPLAGSYYVEALTDDIEDEAFDLLDEVDERGGMLKAVKNQWVQGEIQDVAYERQREIETGERTIVGVNKYQVDEEPTVEVQEVSEKEEQKQVEALEARKEARDDEAVDAALEAIRTAANSDDNLMPFIVDAVKAYATIGEICGVLREEFGEYEPGMA, encoded by the coding sequence ATGTTTGATCCCGACGAACTCGAGGAAATTCGGGAGGCGAAAGCCGAGTGGGAGGAGGAGACCCTGTCTCCAACACTCGACCGATTCGGGGAACGTAAAGACGAGTTCACGACGGACACGGGTGGGAACGTCGTCGAACGACTCTACACGCCGGCCGATACGGACCTCGATTACGACGAGGACATCGGCTTCCCCGGCGAGAAGCCGTACACGCGCGGTGTCTACCCGACGATGCACCGTGGGCGACTCTGGACGATGCGGCAGTACGCCGGGTTCGGCACGGCCGCCGAGACGAACGAACGCTTCCGGTATCTCATCGACAACGGGTCGTCGGGACTCTCCCTCGCGTTCGACCTGCCGACGCAGATGGGCTACGACTCCGACGCGATGATGGCTGCCGGCGAAGTCGGGAAGTCCGGCGTCGCCATCGACAGCCTTCACGACATGGAAACGGTCTTCGACGGCATCGACCTCGGCGAAGTCTCCACGTCGATGACCATCAACGCACCCGCAGCAGTGCTCTTGGCGATGTACGTCGCACTCGGCGACAAGCAGGGTGTGCCCCGCGAGCAACTCCGCGGGACCATCCAGAACGACATCATGAAAGAGTACATCGCGCGGAATCTCTACATCTTCCCGCCGGAACCGTCGATGCGACTCATCACGGACATCTTCGAGTTCTGTGCGGAGGAGACGCCCAAGTTCAACACCATCTCTATCTCCGGGTACCACATCCGCGAGGCCGGGTCAACCGCGGCGCAGGAAGTCGCGTTCACCCTCGGCAACGGCATCCAGTACGTTCAGGCCGCGGTTGACGCCGGTCTCGACGTGGACGATTTCGCCCCGCAACTCTCGTTTTTCTTCAACGCACACAACAACATCCTCGAAGAGGTGTCGAAGTTCCGCGCCGCCCGGCGCATGTGGGCGAAAATCATGGAAGAGCGCTTCGGCGCGGAGAACCCGAAGTCGATGCAACTGAAGTTCCACACCCAGACCGGCGGGTCGACGCTCACCGCCCAGCAGGTCGAGAACAACGTCGTCCGCGTCGCCTATCAGGCGCTCGCGGCGGTCCTCGGAGGGACGCAGTCGCTGCACACCAACGGAAAGGACGAGGCGCTGTCGCTCCCCACCGAGAAGTCGGTTCGGACGGCGCTTCGAACCCAGCAGATTCTCGCCCACGAATCCGGCGCGGCGGACACTATCGACCCGCTCGCCGGGAGCTATTACGTCGAAGCCCTGACCGACGACATCGAAGACGAGGCGTTCGACCTGCTCGACGAAGTCGACGAACGCGGCGGGATGCTCAAGGCCGTGAAAAACCAGTGGGTCCAAGGCGAAATTCAAGACGTGGCGTACGAGCGTCAGCGCGAGATTGAAACGGGTGAGCGAACCATCGTCGGCGTCAACAAGTATCAGGTGGACGAAGAGCCGACCGTCGAAGTGCAGGAAGTCTCGGAGAAAGAAGAGCAAAAACAGGTCGAAGCGCTCGAAGCCCGGAAGGAAGCCCGCGACGACGAGGCCGTCGACGCCGCCCTCGAAGCGATTCGGACGGCCGCGAACTCGGACGACAACCTCATGCCGTTCATCGTCGATGCCGTCAAAGCCTACGCGACAATCGGCGAGATATGCGGCGTTCTCCGCGAGGAGTTCGGCGAGTACGAACCCGGAATGGCCTGA
- a CDS encoding O-methyltransferase: protein MDIVSDETQRFLTATAPEHDEVQAEMAAYASENGFPIIGPEAGGVLRFLAHLSGARRLFEFGSGFGYSATWFAEGMADDAELILTEHDPDELDMARDFLERAGLADRSTFLEGDALELVETVDGEFDLVLFDHQKHRYAEAFDIVRDRVEVGGLVVADNVMRGPIDFGALTDWSEGTAKALDGANADTRGIAAYLDAVRADPRYETIVLPIGNGLAVSTRVE from the coding sequence ATGGACATTGTAAGCGACGAGACACAGCGGTTTCTCACGGCCACCGCGCCCGAACACGACGAAGTGCAAGCCGAGATGGCGGCGTACGCGTCCGAAAACGGATTCCCAATCATCGGTCCCGAAGCGGGTGGCGTCCTCCGGTTTCTTGCCCACCTCAGCGGCGCACGTCGACTGTTCGAGTTCGGTTCGGGGTTCGGCTACTCGGCGACCTGGTTCGCCGAGGGAATGGCCGACGACGCCGAGTTAATCTTGACCGAACACGACCCCGACGAACTCGACATGGCACGCGACTTCCTCGAACGTGCCGGCCTCGCCGACCGGAGTACCTTCCTCGAAGGCGATGCGCTCGAACTCGTCGAAACCGTCGACGGTGAGTTCGACCTCGTCCTGTTCGACCACCAGAAACATCGCTACGCCGAGGCGTTCGATATCGTCCGCGACCGTGTCGAAGTCGGCGGACTCGTCGTCGCCGACAACGTGATGCGTGGTCCGATTGACTTCGGTGCGTTGACCGACTGGAGCGAGGGGACGGCGAAAGCACTCGACGGAGCGAACGCCGACACCCGCGGTATCGCGGCCTACCTCGATGCGGTCCGCGCCGACCCGCGGTACGAGACCATCGTCCTCCCCATCGGGAACGGTCTCGCAGTCAGCACGCGAGTCGAATAA
- a CDS encoding nascent polypeptide-associated complex protein has protein sequence MFGGGGMNPRKMKQMMKQMGIDVTELDAEEVVIKTADEELVFSDAQVTRMDAQGQETYQVVGEPETRELGAGDDAADEAAAGEIPESDIEIVAQRAGVSKDDAREALEAEDGDLAAAIAKFE, from the coding sequence ATGTTTGGAGGCGGCGGGATGAACCCGCGAAAGATGAAGCAGATGATGAAGCAGATGGGTATCGACGTCACCGAGCTTGACGCCGAGGAAGTCGTCATCAAGACGGCCGACGAGGAACTCGTCTTCTCGGACGCGCAGGTCACGCGCATGGACGCACAAGGCCAGGAAACCTACCAAGTCGTCGGCGAACCCGAGACGCGCGAACTCGGCGCTGGTGACGACGCGGCCGACGAGGCTGCTGCCGGAGAAATTCCGGAATCCGACATCGAAATCGTCGCACAGCGTGCTGGCGTCTCGAAGGACGACGCTCGTGAAGCGCTGGAGGCCGAAGACGGCGACCTCGCCGCGGCCATCGCAAAATTCGAGTGA
- a CDS encoding tRNA (adenine-N1)-methyltransferase codes for MILLVHGDREYLRAPGEELHTDLGMLTVPEDVEPGQTLETHIGEDFLVREPRGPDLFNHFERTGAPMMPRDIGLIVGHTGIAAGERVLDAGTGTGVLSAYLGRLDVDVTTFERKADFADVARENMRLAGVEDHVDVRTGDITDELDDLREADFDVLTLDTENAPEVVREAPDLLVTGGYVAVYSPFVEGTRDTVEAAREAGLSDVETFETIQRHMDFGERGSRPSTAGVGHTGYLVFARNE; via the coding sequence GTGATACTCCTCGTCCACGGCGACCGGGAGTATCTCCGTGCGCCCGGTGAAGAACTCCACACCGACCTTGGGATGCTGACGGTCCCCGAGGATGTGGAACCGGGCCAAACGCTGGAGACACACATCGGTGAGGACTTCCTCGTCCGCGAACCCCGCGGGCCGGACCTCTTCAACCATTTCGAGCGCACCGGTGCGCCGATGATGCCGCGCGACATCGGCCTTATCGTGGGCCACACCGGCATCGCGGCGGGCGAACGCGTCCTCGACGCAGGAACCGGGACGGGCGTCCTCTCGGCGTATCTCGGCCGACTCGACGTCGACGTGACGACCTTCGAGCGGAAGGCCGACTTCGCCGACGTTGCGCGCGAGAACATGCGACTCGCGGGCGTCGAAGACCACGTCGATGTCCGAACTGGCGACATCACCGACGAACTCGACGACCTCCGCGAGGCGGACTTCGACGTGCTCACGCTCGACACCGAAAACGCACCCGAAGTCGTCCGCGAAGCGCCGGACCTCCTCGTGACTGGCGGCTACGTCGCCGTTTACTCGCCGTTCGTCGAAGGGACGCGCGACACCGTCGAGGCTGCCCGCGAGGCTGGCCTCTCCGACGTAGAGACATTCGAAACAATCCAGCGCCACATGGACTTCGGCGAGCGCGGGTCGCGCCCGTCGACCGCTGGCGTCGGCCACACCGGCTATCTCGTCTTCGCTCGCAACGAGTAA
- a CDS encoding DUF6517 family protein produces the protein MVDSPAVPTLPPLEGWVRVDESTDRLFQFGLVTVRARTVVYEDETLRTRVATSDDGPWRFLFASRLVIRPRTPMSKALTQLVLSNATSGLESRLRTRGFSNIRRTGSRTLAVEGGEAEVVRYDAAVETDGVELAADAYLAVTPVDGEFLLTGGAYPREVVDGDEKTAAVLREAIDPERFREELFEVIRRVE, from the coding sequence ATGGTTGATTCGCCAGCCGTACCGACGCTTCCCCCGCTTGAGGGGTGGGTCCGCGTCGATGAATCGACCGACCGACTGTTTCAATTCGGCCTCGTCACGGTGCGCGCCAGAACGGTAGTGTACGAGGACGAGACGCTTCGAACGCGAGTGGCAACGAGCGATGACGGCCCGTGGCGCTTTCTTTTCGCCAGTCGACTCGTGATTCGACCTCGGACCCCGATGTCGAAGGCACTCACGCAACTGGTCCTCTCGAATGCGACGTCCGGGTTGGAGTCGCGTCTCCGAACGCGAGGGTTTTCGAATATTCGTCGAACCGGGTCGCGGACGCTCGCCGTCGAAGGCGGCGAGGCCGAGGTCGTCCGGTACGACGCGGCTGTCGAGACCGACGGCGTCGAACTCGCGGCCGACGCCTACCTCGCGGTGACGCCCGTCGACGGCGAATTTCTACTCACGGGCGGTGCGTATCCGCGGGAAGTCGTTGACGGTGACGAGAAGACGGCCGCAGTGCTCCGCGAAGCCATCGACCCAGAGCGATTCAGGGAAGAGTTATTTGAAGTAATTCGCCGCGTCGAGTGA
- a CDS encoding transcription factor S, translating into MEFCDECGSLMTPEDGVWVCPNGHEKARDSEKEKAMVTTEGQESSEVVDMSDVDNAEIGPTTTAICPKCEHDVARYEMKQIRSADESETRFFTCVECDHKWREDDH; encoded by the coding sequence ATGGAGTTCTGCGACGAATGCGGGTCCCTGATGACGCCGGAGGACGGTGTCTGGGTCTGCCCGAACGGGCACGAGAAAGCACGCGACAGCGAGAAAGAAAAAGCGATGGTCACCACCGAGGGCCAGGAGTCGAGCGAAGTTGTCGACATGTCCGACGTCGACAACGCCGAAATCGGTCCGACGACGACGGCCATCTGTCCGAAGTGTGAGCACGACGTGGCGCGCTACGAGATGAAGCAGATTCGCTCGGCCGACGAGTCCGAGACGCGTTTCTTCACCTGCGTCGAGTGCGACCACAAGTGGCGCGAAGACGACCACTGA
- a CDS encoding DUF5789 family protein — protein sequence MEKTIKLSRVESVLEDLSYPLTRHDAAAALDGVTVLMADGNADLGEMVRNCLPSEFADATDLYYELNNAMPIEAVGEPRQSDGDA from the coding sequence ATGGAGAAAACCATCAAATTGAGCCGCGTCGAGTCCGTTCTCGAAGACCTCTCGTATCCACTCACACGCCACGATGCTGCGGCGGCGCTCGACGGCGTGACGGTCCTCATGGCCGACGGGAACGCCGACCTCGGTGAGATGGTTCGGAACTGTTTGCCCAGTGAGTTCGCTGACGCGACCGACCTCTATTACGAACTCAACAACGCGATGCCCATCGAGGCGGTCGGCGAACCGAGGCAGTCCGATGGCGACGCCTGA